In the Mycoplasma zalophi genome, one interval contains:
- the gltX gene encoding glutamate--tRNA ligase, which yields MKKIRTRYAPSPTGYLHIGGARTALFNYLFAKHFGGDFVLRIEDTDVARNVVGGEESQLNNLAWLGIIPDESPINPNPKYGKYRQSEKLEIYKEIVNELINQGLAYKAYDSSEELAKQHEESEQKGIPSFRYDRNWLKISEEEKNKRDQNGEFSVRLALPKNHIYSWNDLVRGNISVNSDDIGDFVILKSDGYPTYNFAVVIDDNQMEISHVLRGEEHITNTPKQLAIYEALNYEPPKFGHLTIITNMEGKKLSKRDNTLKQFIEDYKNEGYHAHSIFNFLSLLGWTSEDAKEIMSHDELIEKFLFERLSKSPSKFDIQKMEWFSKQYWKNTENSFFKNFLNTSKDDQWLEIFIETYKQNIVTLNDLKKDLELYEQPIQKLEIEFEVNDVVKYFYNSLKEKEFSVENIQLAINETKDALNVKGKNLFMPIRIATTYAEHGPELAKAIYLFGKELVLQRLENAIGI from the coding sequence ATGAAAAAAATAAGAACACGTTATGCACCAAGTCCAACAGGATATTTACACATCGGAGGTGCAAGAACAGCATTATTCAACTATTTATTTGCGAAACATTTTGGTGGTGATTTTGTATTGAGAATTGAAGATACAGACGTTGCTAGAAATGTTGTAGGTGGTGAAGAAAGTCAATTAAACAATCTTGCTTGATTAGGTATAATTCCAGATGAAAGCCCGATAAATCCAAATCCTAAATATGGAAAATATCGTCAATCTGAAAAACTTGAAATTTATAAAGAAATAGTTAATGAATTAATAAATCAAGGTTTAGCTTACAAGGCATATGACAGTTCAGAAGAATTGGCTAAACAGCATGAAGAAAGCGAACAAAAAGGGATTCCATCATTTAGATATGATAGAAATTGATTAAAAATTTCTGAAGAAGAAAAAAATAAAAGAGATCAAAATGGTGAATTTTCAGTAAGATTAGCTCTACCTAAAAATCATATTTACAGTTGAAATGATTTAGTTAGAGGAAATATTAGTGTAAATAGTGATGATATAGGTGATTTTGTTATTTTAAAAAGTGATGGATACCCAACATATAATTTTGCAGTAGTTATTGATGATAATCAAATGGAAATTTCACATGTTTTAAGAGGTGAAGAACACATAACAAACACCCCTAAACAATTAGCAATTTATGAAGCATTAAATTATGAACCACCTAAATTTGGTCATTTAACAATAATTACTAATATGGAAGGAAAAAAACTTTCAAAAAGAGATAATACTTTAAAACAATTTATTGAAGATTATAAAAATGAAGGTTATCATGCTCATAGTATTTTTAACTTCTTATCTTTACTAGGTTGAACTTCAGAAGATGCAAAAGAAATAATGTCACATGATGAATTAATTGAGAAATTTTTATTTGAAAGATTATCAAAAAGTCCTTCAAAATTTGACATTCAAAAAATGGAATGATTCAGTAAACAATACTGAAAAAATACTGAAAATAGTTTTTTTAAAAATTTTTTAAACACTTCAAAAGATGATCAATGATTAGAAATTTTTATTGAAACATATAAACAAAACATAGTAACTTTAAATGACTTAAAAAAGGATTTAGAATTATATGAACAACCAATTCAAAAATTAGAAATTGAATTTGAAGTTAATGATGTTGTTAAATATTTTTATAATTCTTTAAAAGAAAAAGAATTCAGTGTTGAAAATATTCAACTAGCTATAAATGAAACAAAAGATGCCTTAAATGTTAAAGGAAAAAACTTATTTATGCCAATAAGAATTGCAACAACATATGCAGAACACGGACCAGAACTTGCAAAAGCAATATATTTATTTGGTAAGGAATTAGTTTTACAAAGATTAGAAAATGCAATTGGAATTTAA
- the argS gene encoding arginine--tRNA ligase, translating into MSAKEKIIASIDEALKKLNIEKKVVLTEAKDHGDFASNIALTLQKELQKSAMEVAQEIKDNIDMTKYSIKEIEIAVPGFMNFYVENEVFSETIDNINKLGQNYGKGTKKLYPINLEYVSANPTGFLHIGHARNAAIAATLANVLEFAGHPVVREYYVNDAGNQMNNLAASLFARYQQIFDKSYPMPEDAYNGGDIIYFAEEFYKEFGDKYKGAEYEPNREFFREFGRNIALREIKKDMKRFGTWFDLYSSETDLYTNNIVFNAINRLKNVYDKDGAKWLATTRGGYDDKDRVIVKSDGSYTYMCADIAYHEDKLLRLNHPDGVIIDVWGADHSGYVERIKYALTDLGYKRNQCEMVLFQLLRVVKDGKEVKMSKRLGTSLTLRELMDLVGKDAIRFFLINRSYNSKIDFDISKVNEESESNAMFNIKYAYARANQLLSKSNYKDNPKAGEYTSEFEIKLVNELKKYADLIQTMAKTYKVNLLPPYLLDLSGAFNSFYSNSKILGSEDEESQIALVKATKEVLESGLKLMDLDIVEKM; encoded by the coding sequence ATGAGTGCTAAAGAAAAAATTATCGCTTCAATTGATGAAGCTCTAAAAAAATTAAATATAGAAAAAAAAGTTGTATTAACAGAGGCAAAAGATCATGGAGATTTTGCTTCAAATATAGCTTTAACATTACAAAAAGAATTACAAAAAAGTGCAATGGAGGTTGCACAGGAAATTAAAGACAATATCGACATGACTAAATATTCAATAAAAGAAATTGAAATTGCCGTGCCCGGATTTATGAATTTTTATGTTGAAAATGAAGTTTTTTCAGAAACGATTGACAATATAAATAAATTGGGTCAAAATTATGGAAAAGGAACTAAAAAACTTTACCCAATAAATCTTGAGTATGTTAGTGCTAACCCAACAGGATTTTTACATATTGGACATGCACGTAACGCCGCTATTGCCGCAACTCTTGCAAATGTATTAGAATTTGCTGGACACCCAGTTGTAAGAGAATATTATGTAAATGATGCAGGAAATCAAATGAACAACTTAGCTGCATCACTATTTGCACGTTATCAACAAATTTTTGATAAATCTTATCCTATGCCTGAAGATGCATATAATGGGGGAGATATTATTTATTTTGCCGAAGAATTTTACAAGGAATTCGGTGATAAATACAAAGGTGCTGAATACGAACCAAATAGAGAATTTTTTAGAGAATTCGGAAGAAATATAGCACTACGCGAAATCAAAAAAGACATGAAAAGATTCGGAACATGATTCGATCTTTATTCAAGTGAAACTGATTTATATACAAACAACATTGTTTTTAATGCTATTAACCGTTTAAAAAATGTTTATGATAAAGACGGAGCAAAATGACTAGCAACAACAAGGGGAGGATACGACGACAAAGATAGAGTTATTGTAAAAAGTGACGGATCTTATACATATATGTGTGCAGATATTGCTTACCATGAAGATAAATTATTGCGTCTAAACCACCCAGATGGTGTTATTATCGATGTTTGAGGAGCTGACCACTCAGGTTATGTAGAAAGAATTAAATATGCTTTAACAGATTTAGGATACAAACGTAACCAATGTGAAATGGTTTTATTCCAATTATTAAGAGTTGTTAAAGATGGAAAAGAAGTTAAAATGTCTAAACGTCTTGGAACCTCTTTAACTTTAAGAGAATTAATGGATTTAGTAGGAAAAGATGCAATTAGATTTTTCTTAATAAACCGTTCATACAATTCAAAAATTGACTTTGATATTAGTAAAGTGAATGAAGAATCTGAATCAAATGCAATGTTTAATATTAAATATGCTTATGCAAGAGCAAATCAGCTTTTAAGTAAATCAAATTACAAGGATAATCCAAAAGCTGGAGAATACACAAGTGAATTTGAAATTAAACTAGTAAATGAATTAAAAAAATATGCTGATTTAATTCAAACAATGGCAAAAACATATAAAGTAAACTTATTACCACCATATTTATTAGATTTATCTGGAGCATTCAACAGTTTTTACTCTAATTCTAAAATTTTAGGTTCTGAAGATGAAGAATCACAAATTGCTTTAGTAAAAGCAACAAAAGAAGTTCTTGAAAGCGGACTAAAATTAATGGATTTAGATATAGTTGAAAAAATGTAG
- a CDS encoding chromate transporter gives MEKIKNKQNKVKSWRVFLFIFMCTFIGFGGGNALLPIVSKFAVTKYKWIDKREFEDAVLISNMIPGPSVVETLSFIAIKLLGFWKGFIVSLLAFLPHLLFSLIVFILLNKYATKYLYILAACVLPVIIGVLINFGFKYLKYSYKNINSFLVTVSFLATLCFCLFIPSPYNVPAIPLLIGLFLIFFIIKVKKLKKYNTKGKEGEQ, from the coding sequence ATGGAAAAAATAAAAAATAAACAAAACAAAGTAAAATCATGACGTGTTTTTTTGTTCATTTTTATGTGTACTTTTATTGGTTTTGGTGGTGGTAATGCTCTTTTACCTATTGTTTCTAAGTTTGCAGTTACTAAATATAAATGAATTGACAAAAGAGAATTTGAAGATGCTGTTTTAATTTCTAATATGATTCCCGGACCTAGTGTTGTAGAAACTTTAAGTTTTATTGCGATTAAATTACTTGGTTTTTGAAAAGGTTTTATTGTTTCATTACTAGCATTTTTACCACATTTATTATTTAGTCTTATTGTTTTTATATTACTAAATAAATATGCAACTAAATATTTATATATATTAGCAGCTTGCGTTTTACCAGTTATTATTGGTGTATTAATTAATTTTGGTTTTAAATATTTAAAATACAGTTACAAAAACATAAATTCTTTTTTAGTGACTGTATCATTTTTAGCCACTTTATGTTTTTGTTTATTTATTCCAAGTCCTTATAATGTCCCAGCAATACCATTATTAATAGGATTGTTTTTAATATTTTTTATCATAAAAGTTAAGAAACTCAAAAAATATAACACTAAAGGCAAAGAAGGTGAGCAATAA
- a CDS encoding chromate transporter — protein sequence MLVFFVGLGFVFLSAFIVFGGGQVFLPIYKWIFEILINNFNLHMQIDQIDQVFAVANATPGIIGTKLAFFTGYLLSYDQSGQAQWWGWLAMFLTYLAICIPAIFFMFFTMKIFTKNQTNTYFIAFNKYLKPCLAAIMISLALQLILSMAIPYLTFNGSSQYISTNYESLKSQIFSGWRKYVLYFWVPFCVILTIYLQKKQIPLLYLILGSIILGFIIFEPWLL from the coding sequence ATGTTAGTGTTTTTTGTGGGATTAGGATTTGTATTTTTAAGTGCTTTTATAGTTTTTGGTGGTGGACAAGTTTTTTTACCGATTTATAAATGAATATTTGAAATATTAATTAACAACTTCAATTTACACATGCAAATTGACCAAATTGACCAAGTTTTTGCAGTCGCAAATGCAACCCCAGGAATAATTGGTACTAAATTAGCATTTTTTACAGGTTATTTATTAAGTTATGATCAAAGCGGACAAGCACAGTGATGAGGATGACTTGCAATGTTTTTAACTTATTTAGCAATTTGTATTCCAGCAATATTTTTTATGTTTTTTACTATGAAAATATTTACCAAAAATCAAACAAATACATATTTTATTGCTTTTAATAAGTATTTAAAACCTTGTTTAGCTGCTATTATGATTTCGCTTGCGTTGCAATTAATTTTAAGTATGGCAATACCATATTTAACTTTTAATGGTAGTTCACAATATATAAGCACAAATTATGAATCTTTAAAAAGTCAAATATTTTCTGGTTGAAGAAAATATGTTTTATATTTTTGGGTTCCATTTTGTGTTATTTTAACAATTTACTTACAAAAAAAACAAATTCCATTATTATATTTAATATTAGGATCTATTATATTAGGATTCATTATTTTTGAACCATGGTTGTTATAG
- the dnaK gene encoding molecular chaperone DnaK, whose translation MAKEIILGIDLGTTNSVVSIIDETKQPKVLESPTGKRTTPSVVSFKNSEIIVGEVAKRQLETNPDAIASIKRLMGTSQTVKANSKEYKPEEISAMILSYMKDYAEKKIGHAVQKAVITVPAYFDNAQREATKNAGKIAGLDVVRIINEPTAAALAFGMDKDKSKNQKLLVFDLGGGTFDVSVLEMEEGTFDVLSTSGDNHLGGDDWDNKIVNWIVSEIKKEHNYDPTNDKMAMARLKEEAEKAKITLSGSSVATISLPFLAVTETGPINVELSLKRSDFEKMTEDLLERVKKPIYDALNEAKLETSDLDEVLLVGGSTRMPAVQELVEKTLNKKANHSINPDEVVSIGAAIQGGILAGDISDILLLDVTPLTLGIEVEGGIVAPLIPRNSTIPITKSQVFSTAADNQSAVSIVIVQGERQMAYDNKILGQFNLEGIEPAPRGVPQIEVSFNIDVNGITKVTAKDKKTNKEHTITIENTSQLTEEEINKMVKDAEDNREADKKRREEVETQVRAETFINQLEKQYNESKDKLNEDQKAKSEAELKELKDLLAEKKFEELKQKMDAFEAQAKAFQEQMAKSGMKPEDLEEMLKNQNNKTEEDESQN comes from the coding sequence ATGGCAAAAGAAATTATCTTAGGTATTGACTTAGGTACTACTAACTCAGTTGTTTCAATTATAGATGAAACAAAACAACCTAAAGTTTTAGAAAGCCCTACAGGAAAAAGAACTACACCATCAGTAGTAAGTTTTAAAAATTCAGAAATTATTGTTGGTGAAGTTGCTAAAAGACAATTAGAAACAAACCCAGATGCTATTGCATCAATTAAACGTTTAATGGGTACAAGTCAAACAGTTAAAGCAAATTCAAAAGAATATAAACCTGAAGAAATTAGTGCAATGATTTTATCTTACATGAAAGATTATGCTGAGAAAAAAATTGGTCACGCAGTACAAAAAGCAGTTATAACAGTTCCAGCTTATTTTGATAACGCTCAACGTGAAGCAACTAAAAACGCTGGTAAAATTGCTGGATTAGATGTAGTAAGAATTATAAATGAACCTACAGCAGCTGCTCTTGCATTTGGAATGGATAAAGACAAATCTAAAAACCAAAAATTATTAGTTTTTGACTTAGGAGGAGGAACTTTTGACGTTTCAGTATTAGAAATGGAAGAAGGAACTTTTGACGTATTATCTACATCAGGAGATAACCACTTAGGGGGAGATGATTGAGATAATAAAATAGTTAACTGAATCGTTTCAGAAATCAAAAAAGAGCACAATTATGATCCTACAAATGACAAAATGGCAATGGCAAGATTAAAAGAAGAAGCTGAAAAAGCAAAAATTACTTTATCAGGTTCATCAGTTGCAACAATTTCATTACCTTTCTTAGCAGTTACAGAAACAGGACCTATAAACGTTGAATTATCACTTAAACGTTCAGATTTTGAAAAAATGACTGAAGATTTACTAGAAAGAGTTAAAAAACCTATTTATGATGCTTTAAATGAAGCAAAATTAGAAACTAGTGATTTAGATGAAGTTTTATTAGTTGGTGGTTCAACAAGAATGCCAGCTGTTCAAGAACTAGTTGAAAAAACATTAAACAAAAAAGCTAACCATTCAATAAACCCAGATGAAGTTGTGTCAATTGGAGCTGCAATCCAAGGTGGAATTTTAGCTGGTGATATTAGTGATATTTTACTATTAGATGTTACACCACTAACTTTAGGAATAGAAGTTGAAGGAGGAATTGTAGCACCTTTAATACCAAGAAACTCAACAATTCCTATTACAAAATCACAAGTATTTTCAACAGCAGCAGATAATCAATCAGCAGTAAGTATTGTTATTGTCCAAGGTGAAAGACAAATGGCATATGACAATAAAATCTTAGGACAATTCAATTTAGAAGGTATTGAACCTGCGCCTCGTGGAGTTCCTCAAATTGAAGTAAGTTTCAATATTGACGTTAATGGAATTACAAAAGTTACAGCAAAAGATAAAAAAACAAATAAAGAACATACAATAACCATTGAAAATACATCACAATTAACTGAAGAAGAAATTAATAAAATGGTTAAAGATGCTGAAGATAACCGTGAAGCAGATAAAAAACGTAGAGAAGAAGTTGAAACACAAGTTCGTGCAGAAACTTTCATTAATCAATTAGAAAAACAATACAACGAATCAAAAGATAAATTAAATGAAGATCAAAAAGCAAAAAGTGAAGCAGAATTAAAAGAATTAAAAGATCTATTGGCAGAGAAAAAATTCGAAGAATTAAAACAAAAAATGGATGCATTTGAAGCACAAGCTAAAGCATTCCAAGAACAAATGGCAAAATCAGGAATGAAACCTGAAGATTTAGAAGAAATGTTAAAAAATCAAAACAACAAAACAGAAGAAGACGAAAGTCAAAATTAA
- a CDS encoding Hsp33 family molecular chaperone HslO → MSKVITLELNNSLIFLTDAVSIAKVASKKQNAVSLSKHTLAKSLALFSPLGQIISKTGDISTIIRSRGKIENLVVDVNHNGVVRSYISDPGVVWDGNINEALTMFAFSDAYLRIRILDKKFASWDSEIKMNEVTLVDDLAQFFAQSQQIASAVFSSLKFDKDENIKEASSLIFTLLPQATDENIKWIEDFIKNNSFMELGFKKTLKLLLEQGAKIHSEKKLQWKCSCSITKMKKALKLLSNEEIEKIKQEQGKVEIKCNFCHRAYILS, encoded by the coding sequence ATGTCAAAAGTAATTACATTAGAATTAAATAATTCATTAATATTTTTAACAGATGCTGTTTCAATTGCTAAAGTAGCTTCAAAAAAACAAAATGCGGTTTCGCTTTCAAAACACACTTTAGCAAAATCACTAGCTTTATTTAGTCCTTTAGGACAAATTATTTCAAAAACTGGAGATATTTCTACAATTATAAGATCAAGAGGAAAAATAGAAAATTTAGTAGTTGATGTAAATCACAATGGAGTTGTAAGAAGTTATATATCTGATCCTGGTGTAGTTTGAGACGGAAATATAAATGAGGCGCTTACAATGTTTGCATTTAGTGATGCATATTTAAGAATTAGAATTTTAGATAAAAAATTTGCAAGTTGAGATAGTGAGATAAAAATGAATGAAGTAACATTAGTAGATGACTTAGCACAATTTTTTGCTCAATCACAACAAATAGCAAGTGCAGTTTTTAGTTCTTTAAAATTTGACAAAGACGAAAACATAAAAGAAGCATCAAGTTTAATTTTTACATTATTACCTCAAGCAACAGATGAAAATATTAAATGAATTGAAGATTTTATTAAAAACAATTCATTTATGGAACTAGGGTTTAAAAAAACTTTAAAACTTTTACTTGAGCAAGGTGCTAAAATTCACTCAGAAAAAAAATTACAATGAAAATGTTCTTGTTCAATAACAAAAATGAAAAAAGCATTAAAACTTTTATCAAATGAAGAAATAGAAAAAATTAAACAAGAACAAGGAAAAGTAGAAATAAAATGTAATTTTTGTCATAGAGCATATATATTGTCATAA
- the cysS gene encoding cysteine--tRNA ligase produces the protein MKKYYVCGPTVYNLVHIGNMRPILTFDILVRGQKYLGEEIFFLHNITDIDDKIINRAIELNISETQLANENTELYLKLLEDFNILKPTKIARVTDSLDIIYDFVNKLIEKKSAYQKGVNVFFDIEKNKEFYGEISNQKIENMEYEQSDYEKNHPADFALWKDTKVGIKYDAPFGSGRPGWHTECAALISHYLGDDTIDIHGGGSDLTFPHNENENIQFRALTNKPLAKTWLHFGTLNLNDEKMSKSLGNIITAREFIDLHGADTLRLIYLQTSYSKPFNLTTEFIETSKKMIAKFENIIKKYLITNKDEEIDFQLVKEIAKEASNLNTSNVMKYLYELSKNKNKSATFLEAIKMLGFNIANTKITEEQTKLYSEWQKLLAEKKFEEADKIREILKTWNLI, from the coding sequence ATGAAAAAATATTACGTATGTGGCCCAACTGTTTATAATTTAGTTCATATTGGAAATATGCGACCTATTTTAACATTTGATATTTTAGTAAGAGGTCAAAAATATTTAGGTGAAGAGATATTCTTTTTACACAATATAACAGATATTGATGACAAAATAATTAACAGGGCAATTGAATTAAATATTTCAGAAACACAATTAGCAAATGAAAATACTGAGTTATACTTAAAACTTTTAGAGGATTTTAATATTTTAAAACCTACTAAAATAGCTAGAGTTACTGATTCATTAGATATTATTTATGACTTTGTAAACAAATTAATTGAAAAAAAATCTGCATATCAAAAAGGGGTAAATGTCTTTTTTGATATTGAAAAAAACAAAGAATTTTATGGTGAAATAAGTAATCAAAAAATTGAAAACATGGAATATGAACAAAGCGATTATGAAAAAAATCATCCCGCTGATTTCGCACTATGAAAAGACACAAAAGTGGGAATAAAATATGACGCACCATTTGGTAGTGGTAGACCAGGATGACACACAGAATGCGCTGCTTTAATTAGTCATTATTTAGGAGATGATACAATTGATATTCATGGTGGAGGAAGTGATTTAACCTTCCCTCATAACGAAAATGAAAATATTCAATTTAGAGCATTAACAAATAAACCATTAGCAAAAACATGATTACACTTTGGAACTTTAAATTTAAATGACGAAAAAATGTCTAAATCATTAGGAAATATAATTACAGCGCGGGAATTTATTGATTTACATGGTGCTGATACTTTAAGATTGATTTATTTACAAACTTCTTATTCAAAACCTTTTAATTTAACAACAGAATTTATAGAAACTTCAAAGAAAATGATTGCTAAATTTGAAAATATAATCAAAAAATATTTAATTACAAATAAAGATGAAGAAATAGATTTTCAATTAGTTAAAGAAATAGCAAAAGAGGCTTCAAATTTAAATACTTCTAATGTTATGAAATATTTATATGAATTATCAAAAAATAAAAATAAATCAGCAACATTTTTAGAAGCTATTAAAATGCTGGGTTTTAACATTGCAAACACAAAAATTACTGAAGAACAAACAAAATTATACTCAGAATGACAAAAATTATTAGCTGAGAAAAAATTTGAAGAAGCTGATAAAATAAGGGAAATTTTAAAAACATGAAATCTTATTTAA